The Methanoregula boonei 6A8 genome has a window encoding:
- the dnaJ gene encoding molecular chaperone DnaJ yields the protein MGDYYETLGVPRMADEKEIQKAYRNLARKYHPDVCKDPGAEEKFKSINEAYSVLSDSQKRAQYDNMGHETFTNASKGSYTGAGGYGGGFSSDFSGFGDIFDFFGGGGQRRSGPQPGADLLMRLQITLEEAVAGTDREIEVLHSEACPACGGSGSETKKTNVCPRCGGSGQMRQTQQSVFGQFVRMMPCTMCGGRGKIPERPCRDCHGSGHTRVKRKVSVHIPAGVDSGMRLRMEGYGEAGDYGAPNGDLFIEMFVLPHKRFERTGDNLETIIEISPALAVLGTTVEIETIDNRHIDLKIPAGIQYNTALRIAGEGVKRRGKHGDLLVRVKVVTPKNISGEAKELYQKLAELEGGNDKPGGIFSGIMGKKKGKK from the coding sequence ATGGGCGATTACTATGAGACCCTCGGTGTACCGAGGATGGCCGACGAGAAGGAGATCCAGAAAGCCTACCGCAATCTCGCCCGGAAGTACCACCCGGATGTCTGCAAGGATCCGGGAGCAGAAGAAAAGTTCAAGTCCATCAACGAGGCGTATAGCGTTCTCTCCGATTCCCAGAAACGGGCCCAGTACGACAATATGGGCCATGAGACCTTTACCAATGCCTCAAAGGGGTCCTACACCGGCGCTGGCGGGTATGGCGGAGGTTTCTCCTCCGATTTCTCGGGGTTCGGTGACATTTTTGATTTCTTTGGCGGCGGAGGACAGCGCAGATCGGGCCCTCAGCCCGGTGCCGATCTTCTGATGCGCCTGCAGATCACGCTTGAAGAGGCAGTGGCGGGCACCGACCGGGAGATCGAAGTCCTGCACAGCGAGGCCTGCCCTGCCTGTGGAGGATCCGGGAGCGAGACTAAAAAGACCAATGTCTGCCCCCGGTGTGGCGGGAGCGGGCAGATGCGCCAGACCCAGCAGTCTGTGTTTGGCCAGTTTGTCCGGATGATGCCCTGTACCATGTGCGGCGGCCGGGGCAAGATCCCCGAACGGCCGTGCCGTGATTGCCATGGCTCCGGTCATACCCGCGTGAAACGCAAGGTCTCTGTCCATATCCCGGCGGGCGTGGATAGCGGGATGCGCCTGCGGATGGAGGGTTACGGTGAAGCGGGGGATTACGGAGCTCCCAACGGCGATCTTTTTATCGAGATGTTTGTACTCCCTCACAAACGCTTCGAGCGCACCGGGGACAATCTTGAAACGATCATTGAGATCTCGCCAGCCCTTGCCGTGCTTGGGACAACTGTCGAGATTGAAACAATTGACAACCGGCACATTGACCTGAAGATCCCGGCGGGTATCCAGTACAACACTGCGCTGCGGATCGCCGGCGAAGGCGTCAAGAGACGCGGCAAGCATGGTGATCTCCTTGTCCGGGTAAAGGTTGTTACTCCTAAGAACATATCCGGAGAGGCTAAGGAACTCTACCAGAAACTTGCCGAACTTGAAGGGGGTAACGACAAGCCTGGAGGAATCTTCTCCGGCATCATGGGAAAGAAAAAAGGAAAGAAATAA
- a CDS encoding oligosaccharyl transferase, archaeosortase A system-associated: MDLFNNPKHRTYFILALLVISALFMFWLRILPLLNLGNGDVFSLVQPDDPMYALRQIDLTLANFPNYAWFDPMTQYPVGSTVYWGPLLTYLCSFAAILVHATTPTQVITVSLFIPVLEAVAMVFVMYWLGKTVADWKTGLFAAFMIASISGQFFFRSMYGSLYHHIGETLFSALFCLLYLYTLLRAKKTTIVLSDITTYKEILFFAALSGIAFFVGVLNIETMIVFALIVAVFTFVQAVVNHHRSIPNLYLALVNTVTFGVVIIGLLLFGFKQPGLDLSRYTAGPVLAYFLLIAATLFLFLWSDYLKDRKKYYYLASLAAIAILFSAILAILYPALFSEFTNGLAGFFGQAPIISTVEEDIPWTLARAWSTFNFGLILATGGILLLIWQTYEKEEQGEVFILIWSIAMLVCTIQRIKYEYYFAVNVALLSAICLGCAWDYGARPVFSRLGLSSGTTAPGERDSSAPEGVAGGDRQKKGKGKGAKAKREIRHENDIPAMVIFSGTVILAALFIIFSATANYTAASSDTQALNPDWQEALVWMANNTPDTGVNYYAIYDKDTFAYPNTSYGVMSWWDYGHLITYIAHRIPNANPFQAGVTGPDGSAAFFMAPSESVADTILDHDGTKYVITDVEMDTGKFYAMATWYSLYNTSSSYGSYQTSLMMPDPSNPSTYQSVMLNAPAYYSTMISRLHNYDGSMAAASSAYYVEYADPSVSQTSLPAIVDVKEMNASDALAAAAQYNQQARAGYHAAALNLDFSSPITDIPALQHYRLVHESPTSVTSTNTTDIRYVKIFEYVKGARIKGSGIIEIPLVTNQGRNFTYSQESINGEFIVPYSTTGDASGVHATGPYQIEGTSTTFEVPENAVEQGLTIN; encoded by the coding sequence ATGGACCTGTTCAACAACCCGAAACACCGGACCTATTTCATCCTTGCACTTCTGGTCATATCCGCCCTCTTTATGTTCTGGCTGCGGATCTTACCCTTACTCAATCTGGGTAACGGTGATGTTTTCTCGCTCGTGCAGCCCGATGACCCGATGTATGCACTCCGCCAGATTGATCTGACCCTCGCAAACTTCCCTAATTATGCATGGTTTGATCCCATGACCCAGTACCCGGTTGGATCAACGGTCTACTGGGGCCCGCTCCTGACGTACCTGTGCTCCTTTGCAGCAATCCTTGTCCATGCCACCACACCGACACAGGTCATCACAGTCTCCCTCTTTATCCCGGTTCTTGAAGCCGTAGCCATGGTCTTTGTCATGTACTGGCTGGGCAAAACGGTGGCAGACTGGAAGACCGGCCTGTTTGCTGCATTTATGATCGCTTCTATCTCGGGGCAGTTCTTCTTCCGCTCCATGTACGGTTCCCTATACCACCATATCGGGGAGACTCTCTTTAGTGCCCTATTCTGCCTGCTCTACCTCTATACCCTGCTCCGGGCCAAAAAGACTACAATCGTTCTTTCGGATATTACCACCTATAAAGAGATCCTGTTCTTTGCTGCGCTTTCCGGCATCGCGTTCTTTGTTGGGGTTCTCAACATCGAGACCATGATCGTTTTTGCACTGATTGTTGCGGTCTTTACCTTTGTCCAGGCCGTGGTCAATCACCATCGATCCATCCCGAACCTGTACCTTGCACTGGTCAACACGGTGACATTTGGTGTTGTTATTATCGGCCTTCTCCTGTTTGGCTTCAAACAGCCGGGTCTTGACCTTTCCCGGTATACGGCTGGCCCGGTCCTTGCCTATTTCCTGCTGATCGCAGCTACCCTCTTTTTGTTCCTCTGGTCAGATTATCTCAAGGACCGGAAAAAATACTATTATCTTGCATCACTAGCCGCAATTGCAATCCTTTTCTCAGCAATCCTCGCGATCCTGTACCCGGCACTTTTCTCGGAATTTACCAACGGGCTTGCCGGGTTCTTTGGCCAGGCACCGATCATCTCCACGGTTGAAGAGGATATTCCCTGGACCCTGGCACGGGCATGGTCCACGTTCAACTTCGGCCTGATCCTGGCGACCGGCGGCATCCTTCTCCTGATCTGGCAGACTTACGAAAAGGAGGAGCAGGGTGAAGTATTCATCCTTATCTGGTCCATTGCCATGCTGGTCTGCACCATCCAGCGGATTAAATATGAATACTACTTTGCGGTAAACGTAGCCCTTCTCTCAGCGATATGCCTGGGATGCGCATGGGACTACGGGGCCAGGCCGGTGTTCTCCCGCCTGGGACTTTCATCTGGCACTACTGCTCCGGGAGAGAGGGACAGTAGTGCACCCGAAGGGGTGGCTGGCGGGGACCGGCAGAAAAAAGGAAAAGGCAAAGGTGCAAAAGCAAAACGCGAGATCCGCCACGAGAATGACATACCGGCAATGGTGATCTTTTCCGGCACTGTGATCCTTGCAGCGCTGTTCATCATCTTTTCAGCAACAGCAAACTATACTGCGGCTTCTAGCGATACCCAGGCACTTAACCCGGACTGGCAGGAGGCACTTGTATGGATGGCAAACAACACTCCTGATACCGGGGTAAACTATTATGCCATCTATGACAAGGATACGTTTGCCTACCCCAACACCTCCTATGGCGTGATGTCCTGGTGGGATTATGGCCACCTGATCACGTATATCGCGCATCGGATCCCCAATGCAAATCCGTTCCAGGCAGGAGTAACCGGGCCGGACGGATCCGCGGCCTTTTTCATGGCCCCGTCGGAATCTGTTGCTGACACAATCCTGGACCATGATGGGACAAAATACGTGATCACCGATGTCGAGATGGATACCGGCAAGTTCTATGCAATGGCCACGTGGTATAGTCTTTACAATACCAGTTCATCGTACGGATCCTATCAGACCTCCTTAATGATGCCCGATCCCTCAAACCCCTCCACCTACCAGTCCGTGATGCTCAACGCGCCTGCATATTATTCCACCATGATCTCGCGGCTCCATAACTACGATGGATCCATGGCTGCAGCAAGCTCTGCCTATTATGTTGAATACGCAGATCCCTCAGTCTCCCAGACTTCACTACCTGCCATCGTGGATGTAAAAGAGATGAATGCATCCGATGCGCTTGCCGCTGCTGCCCAGTACAACCAGCAGGCCCGGGCCGGGTACCATGCGGCTGCGCTTAACCTGGACTTCTCATCGCCAATTACAGATATTCCGGCACTGCAACACTACCGGCTTGTCCACGAATCACCCACATCAGTAACAAGCACCAATACAACAGATATCCGCTATGTAAAGATCTTTGAATACGTCAAGGGGGCCCGTATTAAAGGATCCGGGATTATCGAGATTCCTCTGGTCACAAACCAGGGCAGGAATTTCACGTACAGCCAGGAAAGCATAAACGGGGAATTTATTGTTCCTTATTCAACTACCGGTGATGCCTCCGGAGTACATGCAACCGGTCCCTATCAGATTGAGGGAACAAGTACCACATTTGAAGTTCCGGAGAATGCCGTCGAACAGGGACTTACCATTAACTAA
- a CDS encoding TRM11 family SAM-dependent methyltransferase, protein MKLLFELSGENPTLPCAELECVGRVLEARPQVAVAECAHPNNTLRLAMTHGVLEYLGECDPDPASFRKLLLDLSIVTDRPFAGRARLVHEGCQLKNSCSQREFERLIGTMINGPVQLVNPVEEYRAILSQDRCYFGRVLYRIDRGAYDARNPGKREFFHPGVMMPRMARTLVNLSLCGSGAILLDPFCGTGGILIEAEILSMNAIGSDFDPMMIRGSAGNVSSSTLLLADTTSLPVRDRSVDAVVTDFPYGQSVCIKKADTMERLYYDALGEINRILKPGARAVVVTHRDISCIAVQHMAVLQHHTQRVHKSLTRHILVLGK, encoded by the coding sequence ATGAAGCTCCTTTTTGAGCTCTCGGGGGAAAATCCTACCCTGCCGTGCGCCGAGCTGGAATGTGTCGGTCGTGTCCTGGAGGCCCGGCCGCAGGTTGCCGTGGCTGAATGCGCACACCCAAACAACACCCTGCGCCTGGCAATGACCCATGGGGTACTCGAATACCTTGGCGAATGTGACCCGGATCCTGCCTCATTCCGGAAACTTCTTTTGGATCTCAGTATTGTTACGGATCGACCGTTCGCCGGCCGTGCAAGGCTGGTCCATGAGGGCTGCCAGTTGAAGAATTCCTGCTCCCAGCGGGAATTCGAACGCCTGATCGGCACCATGATCAACGGACCGGTCCAGCTGGTTAATCCTGTTGAGGAATACCGTGCGATCCTCTCGCAGGACCGGTGCTATTTTGGAAGGGTGTTGTACCGGATTGATCGCGGGGCATATGATGCCCGGAACCCCGGTAAGAGGGAATTTTTCCACCCCGGTGTCATGATGCCCCGTATGGCACGGACACTGGTCAACCTCTCGCTTTGCGGTTCCGGGGCAATCCTGCTTGATCCGTTCTGCGGGACCGGAGGTATCCTGATTGAGGCAGAGATACTCTCTATGAATGCAATTGGCAGTGACTTTGACCCCATGATGATCCGGGGAAGTGCCGGTAATGTGAGCTCAAGTACCCTCCTTCTTGCTGATACCACCAGCCTGCCGGTGCGTGATCGTTCGGTGGATGCGGTTGTGACGGATTTCCCGTACGGCCAGTCCGTCTGCATCAAAAAAGCGGATACCATGGAGCGCCTGTACTATGATGCGCTCGGTGAGATCAATCGTATTTTAAAACCGGGTGCCCGGGCGGTTGTTGTGACACACCGCGATATTTCCTGCATTGCCGTGCAGCATATGGCTGTGCTCCAGCATCATACCCAGCGGGTACACAAAAGTCTTACCCGGCATATCCTTGTGCTGGGGAAATGA
- a CDS encoding tetratricopeptide repeat protein, with amino-acid sequence MRTRSLVCILFLLAVCTVIVPPALSDPTDAAGWYAAGQSLTAAGNYTQALQAYQQAIVLDPGNAEAWNGVADVFNRANKYTSDPLATLKLALDASNKSLALNASSPSAWINRGQILYNIGYYYQSQLKDQATANTYYQMQLDAFSQAISIDPDNAEAWFNKGYALCGMGRCTEGVAAFQKVETLDPEYPYLQLNLAQAEKLAAGETPFYVQYAAEIVMAAIAIAAAALWYIAVRKKY; translated from the coding sequence ATGAGAACCCGATCCCTTGTGTGTATTCTTTTCCTTCTTGCAGTCTGCACTGTTATTGTTCCCCCGGCATTATCAGATCCGACCGATGCGGCAGGATGGTATGCGGCCGGGCAGAGCCTGACTGCTGCCGGGAATTACACCCAGGCCCTCCAGGCATATCAGCAGGCAATTGTACTTGACCCCGGTAATGCGGAGGCATGGAATGGTGTAGCCGATGTGTTCAACCGTGCCAATAAGTACACCTCAGACCCGCTTGCCACGCTCAAACTTGCGCTTGATGCATCCAATAAATCACTTGCACTCAATGCATCATCCCCGTCGGCATGGATCAACCGGGGACAGATCCTCTATAATATCGGGTATTACTACCAGAGCCAGCTCAAGGATCAGGCCACTGCAAATACCTATTACCAGATGCAGCTGGATGCTTTCAGCCAGGCAATCAGCATTGATCCGGATAATGCCGAGGCATGGTTTAACAAAGGTTATGCTCTCTGCGGAATGGGCCGGTGTACAGAGGGTGTTGCCGCATTCCAGAAAGTTGAAACCCTGGATCCTGAGTATCCCTATCTCCAGCTCAACCTTGCCCAGGCTGAGAAACTGGCAGCCGGCGAGACGCCCTTTTATGTCCAATATGCAGCGGAGATCGTGATGGCTGCAATCGCTATTGCTGCCGCTGCCTTGTGGTATATTGCAGTCCGGAAAAAATATTAA
- a CDS encoding 2'-5' RNA ligase family protein, producing the protein MGKTYLVEIRLARTRWRIKELSRAITQQFGVGHYRERHPHVTLFGPFTLGEFVCEQDLLDTIATCAAPYGAIPFTIGEWERRDGVHGGVVAFSILPSPDFVELATGLSRALTRITTSLNPWDQDPGLKWYHATIANHLPPGKAGAIMAGLPAGTQLASDDLSPPHPFFSPMRAFFAALSGPIRHFLNLEAVPIRPVLLDDAGIRITVMRENEILGEYDLMQQRWLAPEEIPDDRSWQESMARYRVSAGFERSGQFPHPPGKVFLISDLHLGHANIIRYCSRPFVPSDVDEMDRVLVANWNYTISPGDRVYFLGDLRYGKGARTEKEYKSLLNGTVTYIGGNHDRDTGETVSSARIACNGMDFLLVHDPAEAPSGYTGWVIHGHHHNNDLRAFPYIDPERKQINVSAEVVGYFPVSLQEICRTLKETVLPSGKSLLLRYPYTAISRDGTDGRNVQRDE; encoded by the coding sequence ATGGGCAAAACCTACCTTGTTGAGATCCGTCTTGCCCGGACCCGGTGGCGGATCAAGGAACTCTCGCGGGCCATTACACAACAATTCGGTGTCGGGCACTACCGGGAGCGGCATCCGCATGTGACCCTGTTTGGGCCGTTCACGCTCGGGGAGTTTGTATGCGAACAGGATCTCCTTGATACGATTGCGACATGTGCTGCTCCATACGGCGCAATTCCTTTTACGATTGGTGAATGGGAACGCCGTGACGGGGTGCACGGGGGTGTTGTGGCATTTTCCATCCTGCCGTCCCCGGATTTTGTTGAACTGGCTACAGGGCTTTCCCGTGCTCTTACAAGGATTACCACCAGCCTGAATCCCTGGGATCAGGATCCCGGGCTCAAATGGTACCATGCCACCATTGCAAATCATCTTCCCCCGGGAAAGGCAGGAGCAATAATGGCGGGTCTTCCCGCAGGCACGCAATTGGCCTCTGACGATCTGTCTCCGCCGCACCCCTTTTTTTCCCCGATGAGAGCGTTTTTTGCAGCACTGTCCGGCCCGATCCGGCATTTCCTGAACCTTGAGGCAGTCCCTATCCGGCCGGTCCTGCTTGATGATGCCGGTATCAGGATTACGGTGATGCGCGAGAATGAGATTCTTGGCGAATATGACCTGATGCAGCAGAGGTGGCTTGCCCCAGAAGAGATCCCTGATGACCGATCCTGGCAGGAGAGCATGGCCCGGTACCGGGTATCTGCAGGATTTGAACGTTCCGGCCAGTTTCCTCACCCGCCCGGCAAGGTCTTCCTGATATCGGATCTTCACCTCGGTCATGCAAACATCATCAGGTATTGTTCCCGCCCGTTTGTCCCTTCAGATGTTGACGAAATGGATCGGGTTCTTGTCGCCAACTGGAATTACACCATTTCCCCGGGAGACCGGGTCTACTTCCTTGGTGATCTTCGGTACGGGAAAGGAGCACGCACCGAAAAAGAGTACAAGTCCCTCCTGAATGGCACGGTTACGTACATTGGGGGTAACCATGACCGCGACACCGGTGAGACTGTTTCTTCTGCCCGGATCGCATGCAACGGGATGGATTTCCTTCTTGTGCATGATCCCGCTGAAGCCCCTTCCGGCTATACCGGGTGGGTGATCCATGGCCACCACCACAATAATGATCTCCGCGCGTTTCCGTACATTGATCCGGAAAGAAAACAGATCAATGTCAGTGCAGAAGTGGTAGGGTACTTCCCGGTAAGCCTGCAGGAGATTTGCCGTACTCTCAAGGAAACGGTTCTTCCTTCAGGAAAATCCCTGCTCCTGCGCTACCCGTACACCGCGATTTCAAGAGATGGGACAGATGGCCGGAACGTCCAACGGGACGAATAA
- a CDS encoding pyridoxamine 5'-phosphate oxidase family protein — MEVVKIPRMEKQEYDRLIEKGYVCRIAFQGEKYPYIAPFLYVFDGSFMYFLSTKYGKKQEYFRKSPHVSVEIEKYTKDLSSYTFVTLQGYLEEVSDSIEKKIIREKFVDLIVERGLSCNILAALGHSTADPPAKIAEEERSLVWKLVGVRDLVALKNM; from the coding sequence ATGGAGGTCGTGAAGATCCCGCGGATGGAAAAACAGGAATATGATCGGCTTATTGAGAAAGGGTATGTCTGCCGTATCGCATTCCAGGGGGAAAAATACCCTTATATTGCACCGTTCCTGTATGTGTTCGACGGGTCTTTTATGTATTTCCTCTCCACCAAATATGGTAAAAAACAGGAATATTTCCGGAAAAGCCCGCATGTGTCAGTAGAGATCGAAAAGTACACCAAGGATCTTTCGTCTTATACCTTTGTTACCCTCCAGGGTTATCTTGAGGAAGTCAGCGATTCCATTGAGAAAAAGATCATCCGGGAAAAATTTGTCGATCTGATTGTGGAACGCGGGCTCTCCTGCAATATCCTTGCTGCCCTTGGACATTCTACCGCAGATCCCCCGGCAAAGATTGCCGAGGAAGAGCGGTCGCTTGTCTGGAAGCTTGTTGGCGTGCGCGATCTGGTTGCCTTAAAAAACATGTAA
- a CDS encoding thioredoxin domain-containing protein, whose translation MQPGEYPDTHNSGTMQTRRSSNRLARETSPYLLQHASNPVDWYPWGGEAFSRAKREDRPLFLSIGYSACHWCHVMARESFENNEVAGILNKHFVCIKVDREERPDVDSVYMGICQQLTGQGGWPLTIIMTPEKKPFFAGTYFPKTGRAGMPGLTDILITIANLWETRRDELYAAAEQILSDAHLLHKSPSGDPDRHLLDKGFRELAAQFDSANGGFGRAPKFPAPHNILFLLRYWQMTGENRALDMAEQTLDAIRQGGIWDHVGGGMHRYATDARWLVPHFEKMLSDQAMLVLASTEAYAATGKIRYRTIAEECIAYVLRELRDPGGGFYTAEDADSPAGEGAYYLWTEEEIARILGLDAAFASILFSLTPLPGSEKHASIISAAGPDPVLLKNLGITEQELISRRAGILRRLAHEREKRPKPARDTKILTDTNALFCTALARAGRVLGNPSYTDAAACTLRFLLQNMRNGEGRILHHSGGGEHAVPGFADDYAHLVAAHIELYKATSDIACIKEAVTINALLLTHYRDKEGGGFFTTADTAVDLPVQKKEWYDGAVPSANTTAFENLTALYRLTGNDVFNEAALECARFITGAASRAPHAVTGFLAALACSPLTGNTQDLVIAGDPANAGTQTLLAVARRQYLPGLLILLRPPGKAGDEVDTVFPVVQGKVPHEGKATAYLCTGLACLPPVSDPQELVNQLSMRDKKNRPLNKG comes from the coding sequence ATGCAGCCCGGAGAATACCCGGACACTCATAATTCAGGCACCATGCAAACGCGCCGGTCATCCAATCGTCTGGCCCGTGAGACAAGCCCGTACCTGCTCCAGCATGCGTCCAACCCGGTGGATTGGTACCCCTGGGGAGGGGAGGCATTTTCCCGTGCCAAACGTGAAGACCGGCCACTCTTCCTTTCTATAGGATACTCTGCCTGCCACTGGTGTCATGTGATGGCACGGGAATCTTTCGAGAACAACGAAGTTGCCGGAATTCTCAACAAACATTTTGTCTGCATCAAAGTGGACCGCGAGGAACGCCCGGATGTCGACAGCGTGTACATGGGGATCTGCCAGCAGCTGACCGGGCAGGGGGGCTGGCCGCTTACCATTATCATGACACCGGAGAAAAAACCGTTCTTTGCCGGGACATATTTCCCCAAAACCGGCAGGGCCGGGATGCCGGGGCTTACGGATATTCTCATCACTATCGCCAATCTTTGGGAAACAAGACGTGATGAACTGTATGCAGCCGCGGAACAGATCCTTTCTGATGCACACCTTTTGCACAAAAGCCCGTCAGGGGATCCGGACCGGCACCTGCTGGATAAAGGCTTTCGGGAACTTGCTGCGCAGTTCGATTCTGCAAATGGAGGGTTTGGCCGCGCACCGAAATTTCCGGCTCCCCATAACATACTATTCCTCCTCCGGTACTGGCAGATGACAGGTGAGAACCGGGCGCTTGATATGGCAGAGCAGACACTGGATGCGATCAGGCAGGGTGGGATCTGGGACCATGTCGGAGGCGGCATGCACCGGTATGCAACCGATGCCCGTTGGCTCGTCCCGCATTTTGAGAAGATGCTCTCTGATCAGGCAATGCTTGTGCTTGCCAGCACTGAAGCGTATGCTGCAACCGGAAAGATCCGGTACCGCACCATTGCCGAGGAATGCATTGCCTACGTACTCCGCGAACTACGGGATCCCGGGGGAGGGTTTTACACTGCCGAGGATGCTGACAGTCCGGCAGGAGAAGGGGCATACTACCTGTGGACAGAAGAGGAGATCGCCCGGATTCTTGGCCTGGACGCTGCATTCGCATCCATCCTGTTTTCGTTGACGCCGCTTCCCGGTTCCGAAAAACACGCCAGTATTATTTCTGCTGCCGGGCCGGACCCGGTTCTCCTGAAAAATCTTGGGATCACAGAGCAGGAACTTATTTCCCGCCGGGCTGGTATCTTACGCCGGCTCGCACACGAGCGGGAGAAGCGTCCTAAACCGGCCCGTGACACCAAGATCCTGACAGACACAAATGCCCTCTTCTGCACTGCCCTTGCCCGGGCCGGCCGGGTATTGGGAAATCCTTCATACACCGATGCCGCAGCCTGCACCCTCCGGTTTCTCCTGCAAAATATGAGAAATGGTGAGGGCAGGATCCTGCACCACTCCGGTGGAGGAGAACATGCAGTTCCCGGTTTTGCTGATGATTATGCGCACCTTGTCGCTGCACATATTGAACTTTACAAGGCAACATCCGACATTGCCTGTATCAAAGAAGCCGTTACGATCAATGCCCTGCTCCTTACGCACTACCGTGACAAAGAGGGCGGGGGATTTTTTACTACTGCGGATACCGCTGTGGATCTGCCGGTGCAAAAAAAAGAATGGTATGATGGCGCAGTCCCGTCAGCCAACACGACCGCCTTTGAAAATCTCACCGCTCTTTACCGGCTCACCGGCAATGATGTATTTAACGAAGCGGCGCTTGAGTGCGCCAGGTTTATCACCGGTGCTGCTTCCAGGGCACCCCATGCGGTCACCGGGTTCCTTGCAGCGCTCGCATGTTCCCCCTTAACTGGAAATACGCAGGATCTTGTGATTGCCGGTGATCCAGCAAATGCCGGCACGCAGACCCTGCTTGCCGTGGCACGCAGGCAGTACCTCCCCGGTCTGCTTATCCTGCTCCGGCCACCGGGCAAAGCCGGCGATGAAGTGGATACAGTTTTTCCGGTTGTACAGGGCAAAGTTCCTCATGAGGGAAAGGCAACTGCATATCTTTGTACCGGTTTGGCGTGTCTGCCCCCGGTAAGCGATCCGCAGGAACTGGTAAATCAACTCTCCATGCGGGATAAAAAAAACCGGCCCCTAAACAAAGGTTAG
- a CDS encoding metalloprotease family protein — protein sequence MSFPITPAMETFATVICAGLIIMGISHLLDHIWAHSLRYPSFYLIVSAPGVILHECAHVIGCLITGAKIKKVVLLSKEGGMVSYSPPAIPVLGDVIISTAPLFFLPLVLAALTWLFGTFADCSFSTAVPSLGSIESLYPLVAAIGTTLYQNLIVAFNPWFILYLYLVTSLALSFSPSVQDLKNALTGLVILAIAGICLLALNIPAVTGGFLLLLGLIGTGLAIGLAFGIVALLVSLPALLFYRSAS from the coding sequence ATGAGCTTCCCGATTACTCCGGCCATGGAAACATTTGCCACGGTTATCTGCGCCGGTCTTATCATCATGGGGATCTCGCACCTGCTCGATCATATCTGGGCACACTCGCTGAGGTACCCCTCATTTTATCTCATTGTCAGTGCTCCCGGGGTGATCCTCCATGAATGCGCCCATGTGATCGGCTGCCTTATTACCGGTGCAAAAATCAAAAAGGTCGTGCTACTCTCCAAAGAGGGAGGTATGGTCTCGTATTCCCCGCCAGCGATACCGGTTCTTGGGGATGTGATCATCAGTACTGCCCCTCTCTTTTTTCTCCCGCTCGTTCTTGCCGCACTCACGTGGCTCTTTGGCACCTTTGCCGATTGTTCATTTTCAACTGCCGTACCCTCGCTTGGCTCGATAGAGTCACTATATCCTCTGGTTGCGGCAATTGGAACTACGCTGTACCAGAACCTTATTGTGGCATTTAACCCGTGGTTTATTCTTTACCTGTACCTGGTCACGAGCCTTGCGCTCTCGTTTTCTCCCAGCGTGCAGGATCTTAAAAATGCCCTTACCGGCCTGGTAATCCTGGCAATAGCCGGGATATGCCTCCTTGCGCTTAACATCCCGGCAGTTACCGGGGGATTTCTCCTCCTTCTTGGCCTGATCGGTACCGGGCTTGCAATAGGTCTTGCGTTTGGCATCGTTGCGCTCCTCGTCTCCCTCCCGGCGCTACTCTTTTACCGGAGCGCTTCCTGA